In Zygosaccharomyces rouxii strain CBS732 chromosome F complete sequence, a single window of DNA contains:
- the DHH1 gene encoding DExD/H-box ATP-dependent RNA helicase DHH1 (highly similar to uniprot|Q75BS4 Ashbya gossypii ACR197W DHH1 ATP-dependent RNA helicase DHH1 and similar to YDL160C uniprot|P39517 Saccharomyces cerevisiae YDL160C DHH1 Cytoplasmic DExD/H-box helicase stimulates mRNA decapping coordinates distinct steps in mRNA function and decay interacts with both the decapping and deadenylase complexes may have a role in mRNA export and translation) yields the protein MSQEDWTSQLKKPTKDTRPQTDDVLNTKGNTFEDFFLKRELLMGIFEAGFEKPSPIQEESIPVALAGRDILARAKNGTGKTAAFVIPTLEKVKPKINKIQALIMVPTRELALQTSQVVRTLGKHCGVSCMVTTGGTNLRDDILRLNETVHVLVGTPGRVLDLASRKVADLSECSLFVMDEADKMLSRDFKTIIEQILIFLPPQHQSLLFSATFPITVKEFMVKHLHKPYEINLMEELTLKGITQYYAFVEERQKLHCLNTLFSKLQVNQAIIFCNSTNRVELLAKKITDLGYSCYYSHARMRQQERNKVFHEFRQGKVRTLVCSDLLTRGIDIQAVNVVINFDFPKTAETYLHRIGRSGRFGHLGLAINLINWNDRFNLYKIEQELGTEIAAIPATIDKSLYVAEDVSTVPTPFPLQQQSLPQQQHQQQPQQQPQYGSPAQSFTPQSFAQQLTPQGLAPQGLAAAQNLSPQGLAPQGLAPQALSPQALTNGLPQGIPQGLAQGLPQGIMAQGIPPNFAAPPHY from the coding sequence ATGAGTCAAGAAGATTGGACATCTCAACTAAAAAAACCCACAAAGGATACGAGACCTCAAACAGATGATGTTTTGAATACGAAAGGtaatacttttgaagattttttcttaaAAAGAGAGCTACTAATGGGTATATTTGAAGCaggttttgaaaaaccATCCCCAattcaagaagaatcaATTCCAGTAGCACTTGCAGGGAGAGATATTCTAGCCAGAGCTAAGAATGGTACTGGTAAAACTGCAGCATTTGTTATTCCAACATTAGAAAAAGTGAAACCAAAGATTAATAAAATTCAAGCATTGATCATGGTTCCAACAAGAGAATTAGCATTACAAACTTCTCAGGTGGTGCGTACTTTAGGTAAGCATTGTGGAGTCTCCTGTATGGTTACCACTGGTGGTACCAACTTGAGAGATGATATCTTGAGATTAAACGAAACTGTTCACGTTCTTGTAGGGACTCCAGGTAGAGTATTGGATTTAGCATCAAGAAAAGTGGCAGATTTAAGCGAATGTTCACTATTCGTTATGGATGAAGCTGATAAAATGCTTTCGCGTGATTTCAAAACTATCATCGAACAAATCTTAATCTTTCTACCACCACAACATCAGTCACTTTTGTTTAGTGCAACTTTCCCTATAACGGTTAAGGAATTTATGGTTAAGCATTTACACAAACCTTatgaaattaatttgaTGGAGGAATTAACTTTAAAGGGTATTACCCAATATTACGCCTTTGTGGAAGAAAGGCAAAAATTACATTGTTTGAATACACTTTTCTCCAAATTACAAGTTAATCAAGCCATTATCTTTTGTAATTCGACAAACCGTGTCGAATTGTTAGCCAAAAAGATCACAGATTTAGGTTATTCATGCTATTATTCTCATGCTAGAATGAGGCAACAAGAGAGAAATAAAGTTTTCCACGAATTCCGTCAAGGTAAAGTGCGTACCCTGGTATGCTCTGATCTTTTAACTCGTGGTATTGATATCCAAGCCGTCAATGTTGTTATTAATTTTGATTTCCCCAAGACAGCAGAAACTTACCTGCATCGTATCGGTAGATCAGGTAGATTCGGTCATTTAGGTCTTGCAATCAATCTAATTAATTGGAATGATCGTTTCAACCTTTACaaaattgaacaagaattgggCACAGAAATTGCCGCTATTCCTGCCACTATTGATAAATCCTTATACGTTGCCGAAGATGTATCCACAGTGCCAACACCATTCCcattacaacaacaatcGTTaccacaacagcaacatcaacaacaaccacagcAACAACCACAGTACGGTTCACCAGCACAAAGCTTTACACCTCAAAGTTTTGCTCAGCAGCTAACACCACAAGGTTTAGCACCTCAAGGCTTGGCTGCCGCTCAAAATTTATCGCCTCAAGGTTTGGCTCCCCAGGGTTTGGCACCACAAGCTTTATCACCACAAGCTCTAACCAATGGGTTACCTCAAGGTATCCCACAAGGTCTAGCGCAGGGCTTACCACAAGGTATTATGGCACAAGGTATTCCCCCAAACTTTGCTGCTCCACCACACTATTGA
- the ENT1 gene encoding epsin (some similarities with uniprot|Q12518 Saccharomyces cerevisiae YDL161W ENT1), translating to MPTQFVRSAKNALKGYTSAQVLVRDATANEVEGPSVDMLDELAHRSYDSVEFFEIMDMIDKRLNDKGKYWRHVAKSLTVLDYLVRFGSENCVLWCRENLYIIKTLREFRHDDDGTQDGGQIIRVKAKELTNLLMDDERLRMERGEDKGAPPRMMSPSPPTPRRNSYDSEMQRALDASRLTAEEDERRRKTLNNEDADLETALQLSKEEEELKRLQELQKAQQDQQRLSQMQPQGYYDIFGNPISPEEYMQYQQQQELLAKEQQQQELLAQQQEQQRLLEQQQEQQRLAEEQRRLAEEQQRQQEAQYWAMQQEALAQQQALAQQQALAQQQALARLQEQQRLAALQKQQEGYFQQPVSTGSNNPFALNGMPLQSNSKPQAASDLAGLNNWGNNSTGQLEMPKYQPRPQQPQHNTAPEPQPMQPVRTGNQSISDKYNDLNQLLAQPTGVDTFGNVGDARIPAQHTKTGTFINSQGTGFKQYSNEPKKNPFLPTQFTGIPTSSVVPSHTGYGFGNQQAQNQQISQPPQQQQADQGVSLIDL from the coding sequence ATGCCTACTCAGTTTGTGCGTTCAGCTAAAAATGCTTTGAAAGGATATACCTCAGCGCAGGTTTTGGTACGTGATGCTACTGCTAATGAAGTTGAAGGTCCCAGCGTGGACATGCTAGACGAACTAGCCCACAGATCTTATGATAGCGTAGAATTTTTCGAGATTATGGATATGATTGATAAAAGGTTGAATGATAAGGGAAAATACTGGCGGCACGTTGCTAAATCTTTGACAGTTTTAGACTACTTGGTTAGATTTGGGAGTGAAAATTGTGTTCTTTGGTGTAGAGAGAACTTATACATTATTAAAACCCTTAGGGAGTTTCGTCATGACGACGATGGGACTCAAGATGGTGGCCAAATTATTAGAGTTAAAGCAAAGGAACTAACGAATCTTTTGATGGATGATGAACGTTTGAGAATGGAAAGAGGTGAGGATAAAGGTGCCCCACCCAGGATGATGAGCCCAAGTCCTCCAACACCACGCCGTAACTCCTATGATAGTGAAATGCAGAGGGCATTAGATGCAAGTAGGTTGACAGcagaagaggatgaaagACGCAGGAAAACCTTGaataatgaagatgcagatTTGGAAACTGCATTACAGTTGAgtaaagaagaggaggagtTGAAACGTTTGCAAGAGTTGCAAAAGGCTCAGCAGGATCAACAGCGGTTGTCGCAAATGCAACCTCAAGGTTATTACGATATCTTTGGTAATCCAATTTCACCCGAGGAATACATGCAgtaccaacaacaacaggaacTATTGGCGAAGgagcaacaacaacaggaacTTTTGGCtcaacaacaggaacaacAGAGACTATtagaacaacaacaggaacaacAGAGGTTGGCAGAGGAACAAAGAAGATTGGCGGAAGAACAGCAGAGGCAACAAGAGGCTCAGTATTGGGCCATGCAACAGGAGGCCCTTGCGCAACAACAGGCATTGGCTCAACAACAGGCATTGGCGCAGCAACAAGCATTGGCTCGGTTACAGGAACAACAGAGGTTGGCAGCGTTACAAAAGCAACAAGAAGGATACTTCCAACAACCTGTGTCTACAGGTTCCAACAACCCATTTGCCCTCAACGGCATGCCATTACAATCTAATTCTAAGCCACAAGCGGCTAGCGATCTGGCAGGCTTGAACAATTGGGGTAATAACAGTACTGGACAACTTGAAATGCCCAAATATCAACCAAGACCACAGCAACCACAACATAACACAGCACCAGAACCTCAGCCCATGCAACCGGTCAGAACTGGGAACCAATCAATTTCGGACAAATACAACGATCTCAATCAATTACTTGCACAACCTACAGGTGTGGATACCTTTGGTAATGTGGGTGATGCTCGTATTCCAGCTCAACATACGAAGACCGGTACTTTTATCAATTCTCAAGGTACTGGTTTCAAACAGTATAGTaatgaaccaaagaaaaatccATTCTTACCAACCCAATTTACTGGTATCCCGACATCTTCTGTGGTTCCATCTCATACTGGTTACGGGTTTGGTAACCAACAGGCCCAAAACCAACAAATATCTCAACCAcctcaacaacaacaagcaGATCAAGGTGTTAGTTTGATCGATCTGTAA
- the MHF2 gene encoding Mhf2p (some similarities with uniprot|Q3E829 Saccharomyces cerevisiae YDL160C-A Identified by homology to Ashbya gossypii): MEFYFVQWLFGYDVHVTFNQADEQPNLIHKIQNIGHVDMSMVPKETIVRILKLQAFEHESTTITEETVTMLQKYLEVFVREAVQRSVANKDSQGSHGDGDGEIQLNHEDLEKITGMLLLDM, translated from the coding sequence ATGGAGTTTTATTTTGTTCAGTGGCTATTTGGTTATGATGTACATGTAACTTTTAATCAAGCTGATGAACAACCGAACCTTATACACAAGATACAAAATATTGGACACGTAGACATGTCTATGGTGCCCAAAGAGACGATTGTACGTATTTTAAAGCTACAGGCATTTGAACATGAATCTACAACGATTACAGAAGAAACTGTAACAATGCTACAGAAGTACCTAGAAGTGTTTGTTCGCGAAGCTGTCCAGAGATCTGTAGCTAATAAGGATTCACAGGGGAGTCAcggtgatggtgatggtgaaatcCAATTGAACCACGAAGACCTGGAAAAGATTACGGGAATGCTTCTCTTGGACATGTAA
- the PNP1 gene encoding purine-nucleoside phosphorylase (similar to uniprot|Q05788 Saccharomyces cerevisiae YLR209C PNP1 purine nucleoside phosphorylase specifically metabolizes inosine and guanosine nucleosides), which translates to MLIQEQRSIIHSAAEFLAARVKAHFLDDFRPRVLIICGSGLGGISNKISSDDPKPLEIGYDDIPGFKKSTVAGHQGALIFGKMNGVPVVLMNGRLHGYEGHYLFEITLPIRVLHHMGDVKQLIVTNAAGGINPKFEPCDLMCIYDHINLPGFAGLHPLKGSNFDETGPRFLPLSDAYDLGLRKLLFKKKQELGIDRPLHEGTYMYVSGPTFETRAESRLIRQLGGDAVGMSTVPEIIIARHCGWRVLALSLITNKCVIDPPPSALETEQPPMDQGIASHAEVLENGKKASLDVELLVAAVVSEL; encoded by the coding sequence ATGTTGATACAAGAACAACGTTCAATAATTCATTCTGCTGCTGAATTTCTTGCTGCCAGAGTCAAGGCACATTTTCTCGACGATTTTAGACCAAGAGTACTCATCATCTGCGGTTCAGGTCTTGGTGGAATTTctaataaaatttcttctgatGATCCTAAACCCTTGGAAATTGGATACGATGATATTCCGGGATTCAAAAAGAGTACGGTTGCAGGTCATCAAGGTGCATTGatatttggtaaaatgaATGGTGTGCCCGTTGTTCTAATGAATGGTAGACTGCATGGATATGAAGGCCATTACCTCTTCGAAATCACTCTGCCCATAAGGGTTCTTCACCACATGGGGGATGTTAAACAATTAATTGTTACCAATGCGGCTGGTGGTATAAATCCAAAGTTTGAACCTTGTGATTTAATGTGCATTTATGACCATATCAATTTACCTGGATTTGCTGGTTTACATCCTTTGAAaggttcaaattttgatgaaactGGCCCAAGATTCTTACCACTAAGTGATGCTTATGATTTAGGTTTAAGAAAATTGTTGtttaaaaagaaacaagagTTAGGGATTGATAGACCACTTCATGAAGGTACCTACATGTACGTTTCTGGACCAACTTTTGAAACTAGAGCGGAAAGCAGACTTATACGCCAATTGGGCGGTGATGCAGTGGGTATGAGTACAGTTCCAGAAATTATTATCGCAAGACATTGCGGCTGGAGAGTATTAGCACTATCCCTAATCACTAATAAATGTGTAATTGATCCACCACCAAGTGCGTTAGAAACCGAGCAACCCCCCATGGATCAAGGTATAGCGTCTCATGCTGAAGTCTtagaaaatggtaaaaagGCTTCATTAGACGTTGAACTACTTGTTGCTGCGGTGGTATCAGAATTATAA
- the SEC13 gene encoding GTPase-activating protein SEC13 (highly similar to uniprot|Q04491 Saccharomyces cerevisiae YLR208W SEC13 Component of both the Nup84 nuclear pore sub-complex and of the COPII complex (Sar1p Sec13p Sec16p Sec23p Sec24p Sec31p Sfb2p and Sfb3p) which is important for the formation of ER to Golgi transport vesicles) → MPTIANAHNDLIHDAVLDYYGRRLATCSSDKTIKIFEVEGETHKLVETLSGHEGPVWRVAWAHPKFGTILASCSYDGKVLIWKEENGSWDQIAVHAVHSASVNSVQWAPHEYGALLLAASSDGKVSVVEFKENGTTSPVVIDAHAIGVNAASWAPATVQGDGNSQQLRRFVTGGADNLVKIWKFNNDSQTYVLEDTLEGHSDWVRDVAWSPSILLRSYIATVSQDRTCIIWSQENNQGPWKKTLLQNERFPDVLWRASWSLSGNILALSGGDNKVTLWKEDLEGKWEPAGEVQQ, encoded by the coding sequence ATGCCTACTATAGCGAATGCCCATAACGATTTGATTCACGATGCTGTGTTAGATTACTACGGTAGAAGATTGGCTACGTGTTCATCTGACAAGACTATAAAGATCTTTGAAGTAGAAGGCGAAACCCACAAATTGGTTGAAACATTAAGCGGACATGAGGGTCCTGTTTGGCGTGTTGCCTGGGCACatccaaaatttggtaCAATTTTAGCATCATGCTCCTatgatggtaaagttttgATTTGGAAGGAAGAGAATGGAAGCTGGGATCAAATTGCAGTTCATGCTGTGCATTCTGCATCTGTCAATTCTGTACAATGGGCACCTCATGAATATGGTGCCTTACTGTTGGCAGCATCCTCGGATGGTAAGGTTTCAGTGGTAGAATTTAAGGAAAATGGTACAACTTCCCCTGTAGTTATTGATGCACATGCTATTGGTGTAAACGCTGCTAGCTGGGCACCTGCTACGGTACAAGGAGATGGAAACTCTCAACAATTGCGTCGATTTGTCACCGGTGGCGCTGATAACTTGGTCAAGATTTGGAAGTTTAACAACGATTCACAAACTTATGTCTTGGAAGATACTTTAGAGGGTCATAGCGATTGGGTTAGAGACGTTGCATGGTCACCATCCATCCTATTGCGTTCATACATTGCCACGGTATCACAAGATCGCACTTGCATTATTTGGTCTCAAGAAAATAATCAAGGTCCATGGAAGAAAACACTTTTGCAAAACGAAAGATTCCCTGATGTTTTATGGAGAGCTAGTTGGTCTTTATCAGGTAACATTTTGGCCCTTTCAGGAGGTGATAATAAAGTAACACTTTGGAAAGAAGATCTCGAGGGTAAATGGGAACCTGCTGGTGAAGTACAACAGTAA
- the HRD3 gene encoding ubiquitin ligase complex subunit HRD3 (similar to uniprot|Q05787 Saccharomyces cerevisiae YLR207W HRD3 Resident protein of the ER membrane that plays a central role in ER-associated protein degradation (ERAD) forms HRD complex with Hrd1p and ERAD determinants that engages in lumen to cytosol communication and coordination of ERAD events), whose product MRLKLGHLVSWLLTTCLISRTLVKAQDPWSEAEILLQNSVKRTDPIASSSKQFSSDYGVEETNLYIPMDYSLEREELKYAKYWESEATDWSRKVYQLLWESSNNYNNPQATNVLANMHLWSDYGIPHNKTLAYEYLNKYNELTNFSDSDTLFQLAVMHSTGLFGTIPVDPVKGLLYYQRSASLGDIRAKQALAYKYLSGINVPRDCNKALLLYREIADQVRNSYSDQQWEVIFPYVESYNVRIPDFSEGLLGRSLSSMALSTKRMASARPDITSSFLTKMNGGNIVLQFGLGSSSSSFSSDPDEDNVDRLVDIFFTAWDDYKGTYTRGRNCERARKLLEFTYREYDGDVRLMDNLQRFFYGRCLDLLGHIYFTGEGLDSPNIELSEKYLKRSVIVIESSQSLISRANIDLGLIQQFYYKNDTTAIGFYERILESKNHNGVVYFQLAKLKKKYPHLKLSDPFLLMFTACSRNYVPAIYEYARMTEQGVNKRYNCEETAYLYKNFLEAEEISVAPHLKTAYAELLNRNSEVALWAYTLAAEQGFETAHVSAAYLLYQLPCNFEEPPRTLHARKLMALAYYTRAFKQDNLDAGVVAGDVYYLMGNYTSALNMYQSASLKFSPQAIWDLGYMYEHGLGVEKDFHLAKRYYDQVLEHNSRLYFAVKLSVWKLKLKSWLALITGGKVYGWRREDFEPGAKPQSWYQKIVKSFQKAGRENSGSSSGDPQYQQNSQYRQHQEQNQQHHQQNHTSSLWDRFQSLGLHMEDLVSIAFVLLIFLVSLVLRVVAARRGWNMNNMQFQVNALGGNFELQVFAI is encoded by the coding sequence ATGAGATTGAAATTGGGTCACTTGGTCTCATGGCTTTTAACAACATGTTTGATTTCCCGTACTCTAGTAAAAGCACAGGATCCATGGTCAGAAGCTGAAATATTGCTGCAAAACTCCGTCAAAAGAACTGATCCGATTGCATCAAGCTCCAAACAATTTTCATCTGATTATGGTGTCGAAGAAACTAATCTTTATATACCAATGGATTACTCATTGGAACGAGAGGAGTTAAAATATGCAAAATATTGGGAATCTGAAGCAACAGATTGGTCCAGAAAAGTTTATCAATTGCTGTGGGAGTCAAgtaataattataataatCCTCAAGCCACTAATGTATTGGCAAACATGCATCTTTGGTCAGATTATGGAATCCCACATAACAAGACATTGGCATAcgaatatttgaataagTATAATGAATTGACCAACTTTTCCGATTCTGATACCCTATTCCAATTGGCTGTCATGCATTCTACAGGGCTCTTTGGTACAATTCCGGTGGATCCGGTTAAGGGTTTGCTGTATTACCAAAGATCTGCATCTTTAGGAGACATTCGAGCTAAGCAAGCGCTAGCATATAAGTATTTATCTGGGATTAACGTTCCAAGGGATTGCAACAAGGCCCTTTTGCTCTATAGGGAGATTGCAGATCAAGTGCGGAACTCATATTCTGACCAACAGTGGGAAGTCATATTCCCATATGTGGAATCATACAATGTGAGGATACCTGATTTCTCAGAGGGCTTGTTGGGTAGATCCTTGAGTTCTATGGCGTTATCTACAAAGAGAATGGCTTCTGCAAGACCTGATATCACGtcttcatttttaacaAAGATGAACGGCGGTAACATTGTTTTGCAATTTGGATTAGGGAGCAGTAGTAGTTCCTTTTCCTCCGAtccagatgaagataatgtGGATAGACTTGTggatatttttttcactgCTTGGGATGATTATAAAGGTACTTACACTAGGGGACGTAATTGTGAAAGGGCAAGAAAATTACTAGAGTTCACCTATAGAGAATACGATGGCGATGTGCGGCTGATGGATAATCTACAAAGATTTTTCTATGGTAGATGTTTGGATCTGTTGGGACACATATATTTTACTGGTGAAGGTTTAGATTCACCTAATATCGAACTTTCAGAAAAATATCTGAAGAGGTCAGTAATAGTCATTGAAAGTTCGCAATCCCTGATATCAAGAGCCAACATCGATCTAGGGCtcattcaacaattttactATAAGAACGATACCACGGCAATTGGATTCTATGAGAGGATATTGGAATCTAAGAACCACAATGGAGTTGTCTATTTCCAATTAGCGaagttgaaaaagaaatatcCACATTTAAAATTGAGTGACCCATTTCTACTGATGTTCACCGCCTGTTCGAGAAATTACGTTCCAGCTATCTACGAATACGCCAGAATGACTGAACAGGGTGTTAACAAGCGTTACAATTGTGAGGAAACTGCTTACCTTTATAAAAACTTCCTCGAAGCAGAGGAAATTAGTGTGGCACCACATCTGAAGACAGCATATGCAGAATTACTCAATCGTAATTCAGAAGTTGCGCTCTGGGCATATACACTGGCTGCAGAACAAGGCTTCGAGACAGCCCATGTATCGGCAGCATATCTATTATACCAATTACCTTGcaattttgaagaaccaCCTAGGACCCTTCATGCAAGGAAATTAATGGCACTCGCATATTACACAAGAGCCTTCAAACAAGACAACTTAGATGCTGGCGTGGTAGCAGGTGATGTTTACTATTTGATGGGTAACTACACAAGCGCACTTAACATGTACCAGAGTGCATCATTAAAGTTTTCTCCACAGGCCATTTGGGATCTAGGCTACATGTACGAACATGGTTTAGGtgttgaaaaagatttccACTTGGCAAAGAGGTATTACGATCAAGTGCTTGAACACAACTCCAGGTTGTATTTTGCAGTCAAACTGAGCGTTTGGAAATTGAAGTTAAAATCATGGTTGGCGTTGATAACCGGTGGTAAAGTGTATGGATGGCGTCGAGAAGACTTCGAACCTGGAGCTAAACCCCAATCTTGGTAccaaaaaattgtcaaaagTTTCCAAAAAGCTGGTAGAGAAAATTctggttcatcatcaggaGATCCTCAGTATCAACAAAATAGTCAATATCGCCAACACCAAGAGCAGAATcagcagcaccaccaaCAGAACCATACGTCGTCTCTATGGGATCGTTTTCAATCGCTAGGACTACACATGGAAGATCTGGTTTCCATAGCTTTTGTGCTACTCATATTTCTCGTCAGTCTCGTGCTTCGAGTCGTAGCAGCTCGTAGAGGCTGGAACATGAACAATATGCAGTTCCAAGTGAATGCGCTGGGCGGAAACTTTGAGTTACAGGTATTTGCTATATGA
- the STE7 gene encoding mitogen-activated protein kinase kinase STE7 (similar to uniprot|P06784 Saccharomyces cerevisiae YDL159W STE7 Signal transducing MAP kinase kinase involved in pheromone response where it phosphorylates Fus3p and in the pseudohyphal/invasive growth pathway through phosphorylation of Kss1p phosphorylated by Ste11p degraded by ubiquitin pathway), which produces MNFQAPSLFHGRTQKKRNLKQLALPQNAIDGNAYGCEITTSAQEHGSSNENLHDMNNIRLGSSSSSSSGKLNFPKNDASNLYLRRGFKGKIHLNNNSALDLKNENRNGSNEGLGMVQQSFVVSSPTNSSPSTTTSLNHVFTPMDEEVSVGLPEGELSKSSIFRNSDSSTSGTTGNSIKLDNLVQLGKIGSGNSGTVIKALHVPDSRIVAKKTIPVENNNHLVVNQLVRELTIMKSVHMHDNIVSFYGAYYTHASNNEIIILMEYMNCGSLDKILSVYKRYVARHTSSRAVPWFNGLVISKISNGVLNGLLYLYERYKIIHRDIKPSNVLINSKGQVKICDFGVSKKLINSIADTFVGTSTYMSPERIQGNVYSIKGDVWSLGLVIIELVTGEFPLGGHNDTPDGILDLLQRIVNEPSPKLPQGQGYEFPKEMIDFVNRCCVKEESQRSSIQELLCHDFINMYKSRDKDYKHWCKKVKVRIREDKQIRREDNERVKLEQKQLEKAAEAATTARRS; this is translated from the coding sequence ATGAATTTTCAAGCACCGAGCCTTTTCCATGGTAGGACCCAGAAGAAACGGAATCTTAAGCAGTTGGCGTTACCACAGAATGCAATTGATGGGAATGCGTATGGATGTGAAATAACGACCAGTGCACAGGAGCATGGCAGTAGCAATGAAAATTTACATGACATGAATAATATAAGACTTGgatcatcttcctcatcgtCATCAGGTAAATTAAATTTCCCCAAAAATGATGCAAGTAATCTATATCTCCGAAGGGGATTCAAAGGTAAGATTCATTTAAACAATAACTCAGCACTCGACCTGAAGAACGAGAATAGAAATGGTAGTAATGAGGGTTTGGGGATGGTACAACAGTCTTTTGTAGTTAGTAGTCCAACTAATTCGTCACCATCCACTACTACAAGTCTTAATCATGTATTTACCCCGATGGATGAAGAGGTATCTGTGGGATTACCAGAGGGCGAATTGTCGAAATCTTCGATTTTCAGGAATAGTGATTCAAGTACAAGTGGTACTACGGGCAATTCGATCAAATTAGACAATCTGGTTCAGTTGGGGAAGATCGGTTCGGGAAATTCAGGTACAGTTATAAAGGCGTTACATGTACCTGACTCTAGAATTGTTGCCAAGAAAACTATTCCCgttgaaaataataatcatTTAGTAGTAAATCAACTGGTTAGAGAATTAACCATTATGAAAAGTGTTCACATGCATGATAATATAGTTTCGTTTTACGGTGCATATTATACACACGCaagtaataatgaaatcATCATACTGATGGAATATATGAATTGTGGATCTCTGGATAAGATTCTTTCAGTTTACAAAAGGTATGTGGCAAGACATACATCAAGTAGAGCTGTACCTTGGTTTAATGGATTAGtcatttcaaagatttccaaTGGCGTATTAAACGGGCTATTATACCTTTATGAACGTTATAAAATTATTCATCGAGATATTAAACCCTCGAATGTCTTGATTAATAGTAAAGGTCAAGTTAAAATTTGCGATTTTGGAGtttccaaaaaattgattaattcGATTGCCGATACCTTTGTTGGTACCTCAACATATATGTCGCCTGAACGTATACAGGGGAACGTTTACTCGATAAAGGGTGACGTTTGGTCACTGGGTCTTGTAATTATTGAATTGGTAACGGGCGAATTCCCATTAGGTGGTCATAATGACACTCCTGATGGTATATTAGATCTTTTACAGAGAATTGTCAATGAGCCATCTCCGAAATTACCACAGGGACAAGGTTATGAATTCCCGAAGGAAATGATTGACTTTGTTAATAGATGTTGCGTTAAAGAGGAATCTCAAAGGTCGTCGatacaagaattgttatGCCACGATTTCATAAACATGTACAAATCAAGAGATAAGGATTATAAACACTGGTGTAAAAAGGTTAAAGTAAGGATAAGGGAGGATAAACAGATTAGACGTGAAGATAATGAACGTGTAAAACTTGAACAGAAACAATTAGAGAAAGCCGCAGAAGCTGCTACAACAGCAAGGCGGTCGTGA